A genomic window from Flavobacterium sp. I3-2 includes:
- a CDS encoding helicase-related protein: protein MSANILKILGVFAENQNEYLLDEEIKENERDVAYRLSVFYALDKNVDVLLAGPYIEFYDMQKNGYNNSFDNFLSKNQIGLLNYNQFEIVSKTYNNIKTRRQIKVDNQLQFDFQTTGKNERLIEILKQIKSINENSIIYCSTRAYTENYAKNILDSGAFEEHSHTDYSDFITHISKNFNKDWVVVKSLQKGIGIHHGLVPKYIQKEIISLFNNSYLNTLISTTTITEGVNTSAKNLIVLHSKKGDKELKKFDAKNIAGRAGRFLYHYSGRVIVLQNDFMKAIEAEPEGIKHKNYDLQAPKDEIDLFYSSDEYLSESDKTRKLNIKVEQDKRGIPDEIFNLYKVVSRLDKITIYDELKKLTNIEIDNIKVLIRTINNKMDIDYDGFQVVLKVIRPIVKNQKLQFLIDYKGEANEYSTLTHLTHFYLTGGFLGSVKYKMSSMSVDKAISETAEFVYNTLKYQVVKYLGVFNIMYCFIQSQETNKSFDEVTGIDRLLVKLEYNALTDYGRIASDYGVPSNVLDYYENLENKAKSEELKSNFDNYEKSIFDKVEKIIKGAD, encoded by the coding sequence TTGAGCGCTAATATACTAAAAATATTAGGTGTGTTTGCGGAGAATCAGAACGAATATTTATTAGATGAAGAAATCAAAGAAAACGAAAGAGATGTTGCCTATAGATTATCTGTTTTCTATGCATTAGACAAAAATGTAGATGTTCTTCTTGCTGGTCCTTATATTGAATTTTACGACATGCAAAAAAATGGCTACAACAATTCATTCGACAATTTTCTCTCTAAAAATCAGATTGGTCTATTAAATTATAATCAATTTGAAATTGTAAGCAAGACTTACAATAATATCAAAACAAGAAGACAAATTAAAGTCGATAACCAACTTCAATTTGATTTTCAAACAACTGGCAAAAACGAGAGGCTAATAGAAATACTAAAACAAATAAAATCAATTAATGAAAATTCTATTATTTATTGCTCTACAAGAGCATATACGGAAAATTATGCTAAAAACATCTTAGATTCAGGTGCTTTTGAAGAACATTCACACACAGATTATTCAGATTTTATTACCCATATTTCTAAAAACTTTAATAAAGATTGGGTAGTTGTAAAATCGCTACAGAAAGGAATTGGAATACACCATGGATTAGTTCCAAAATACATTCAAAAAGAAATTATTTCACTCTTTAATAATAGCTACTTAAACACTCTCATATCCACAACAACTATTACTGAAGGAGTTAATACATCGGCTAAGAACTTAATTGTATTACATAGCAAAAAAGGAGATAAAGAATTAAAAAAGTTTGATGCTAAAAATATTGCGGGAAGAGCAGGTAGATTTTTATATCATTATTCAGGCAGAGTTATTGTGCTTCAAAATGATTTTATGAAAGCAATTGAAGCCGAACCAGAAGGCATCAAACACAAAAATTATGACTTACAAGCCCCTAAAGATGAGATTGATTTATTTTATTCGAGTGATGAGTATCTATCAGAATCTGACAAAACTAGAAAGCTGAATATTAAAGTAGAGCAAGATAAAAGAGGAATCCCTGATGAAATTTTTAATTTATATAAAGTAGTGAGCAGACTTGATAAGATTACTATTTATGATGAGCTTAAAAAGCTGACCAATATTGAAATTGACAATATTAAAGTGTTAATTAGAACCATAAATAATAAAATGGATATTGATTACGATGGTTTTCAAGTTGTTTTGAAAGTCATTCGTCCCATAGTGAAAAACCAAAAACTTCAATTCTTGATAGACTATAAGGGTGAAGCTAATGAATACTCTACATTAACTCATTTAACTCATTTTTACTTAACAGGTGGCTTTTTAGGCTCTGTAAAATATAAAATGTCGAGTATGTCTGTTGATAAAGCAATTTCTGAAACAGCAGAATTTGTATATAATACATTAAAATATCAAGTTGTCAAATACCTAGGAGTATTTAATATTATGTATTGCTTCATCCAATCTCAAGAAACTAATAAATCATTTGATGAAGTTACTGGCATAGATAGACTCTTAGTTAAACTTGAATACAATGCATTGACCGATTATGGAAGAATAGCAAGCGATTATGGTGTTCCTTCAAACGTTCTTGACTATTATGAAAACTTAGAAAATAAAGCCAAATCCGAAGAACTTAAATCAAACTTTGACAACTATGAAAAGAGCATATTTGATAAAGTCGAAAAAATCATAAAAGGCGCTGATTAG
- a CDS encoding IS1595-like element ISBbi1 family transposase — MNIFSFTAHFGSEEDCRLHFKEQRDKEGVVCKRCGGTSHYWLQGKWSYECKGCRFRTSLRSGTIMESSKLPFLVWYKTMFLMSCTKKGFSTNELQKQLGLKRYEPVWAMVHKLRRAMGNRDARYTLEGMIELDEGYFSVASKEIERGKGTRGRGAEGKQNVAVMAESTPLEDIETGKKEKHVRYFKARVLDSHQSEGINGVVRDCMEDDAIVFSDKSTSYVDISDLVELHVTEKSDAKTTKETLKWVHIAISNAKRTLLGNYHKIKRKYLQLYLNEFIYKLNRRYFGDKLFDRLVIANITGA, encoded by the coding sequence ATGAACATATTCAGTTTTACGGCTCATTTCGGTTCGGAGGAAGATTGTCGTTTGCATTTCAAGGAGCAGCGTGATAAGGAAGGGGTTGTCTGCAAGCGATGCGGGGGCACTTCCCATTATTGGTTACAGGGTAAATGGAGTTATGAATGCAAAGGTTGCCGTTTCCGCACCTCGTTGCGCAGCGGTACGATCATGGAGAGCTCCAAGCTGCCGTTTCTGGTGTGGTACAAAACGATGTTCCTGATGAGTTGCACAAAAAAGGGATTCTCCACCAACGAACTCCAGAAGCAATTAGGATTGAAGCGTTACGAACCGGTATGGGCGATGGTACACAAACTCCGCAGGGCGATGGGCAACCGGGATGCAAGGTATACACTGGAAGGGATGATAGAACTGGATGAGGGTTACTTTTCGGTGGCCAGTAAGGAAATCGAGCGAGGCAAGGGTACACGTGGCCGGGGAGCCGAGGGAAAGCAGAACGTTGCGGTGATGGCCGAAAGCACCCCGTTGGAAGATATCGAAACGGGCAAAAAGGAGAAGCATGTGCGTTATTTCAAGGCCAGGGTACTGGATAGCCATCAAAGTGAAGGAATCAACGGCGTGGTCAGGGACTGCATGGAGGATGATGCCATCGTATTTTCGGACAAAAGCACTTCTTACGTTGACATCTCCGATCTGGTGGAATTGCACGTCACCGAGAAATCAGACGCCAAAACCACCAAGGAAACACTCAAATGGGTGCATATCGCAATCAGTAATGCAAAACGGACATTGCTGGGCAACTACCATAAAATCAAAAGGAAATACTTACAGTTGTATCTCAACGAGTTTATTTACAAATTAAACAGACGGTATTTTGGAGACAAACTCTTTGACAGACTAGTAATTGCGAATATAACAGGTGCATAA
- a CDS encoding DEAD/DEAH box helicase: MDRIEETTYVLKQLNRFNTKQITNESLVKSVCDYFDIIKSDNLNQSDLMFLKYLSNASGIPHYYDLLDSFNQKTEIENFNLNTFASLLYESTLHTSETKKVHRYQMDILNLFELGKANRYFLSASTSFGKTHIVFEIIKKMNYTNVVLIFPTIALLSENLEKLISEESYLYFREKYNIHTLSEVTEFGTNNMFIYTPERFLSFKEKNPNTIAFNFAFIDEIYKIDNEYSDYPFMHLLYSQLLVCQRVCLQNTVCLICK; the protein is encoded by the coding sequence ATGGATAGAATCGAAGAAACCACTTATGTCCTAAAACAGCTTAATAGATTCAACACGAAACAGATTACCAATGAATCATTGGTAAAGTCAGTCTGTGATTATTTTGATATTATAAAATCGGACAATTTAAATCAGTCGGATTTAATGTTTCTCAAATATTTATCCAATGCCTCAGGAATACCTCATTACTATGATTTATTAGATAGTTTTAATCAAAAAACAGAGATAGAAAATTTCAATTTAAATACATTTGCCTCTCTCTTATACGAAAGCACTTTACATACATCAGAAACAAAAAAAGTTCACAGGTATCAAATGGATATTTTAAATCTATTTGAACTAGGCAAAGCAAATAGATATTTTCTTTCAGCTAGTACATCTTTTGGAAAAACACATATTGTTTTTGAAATCATCAAAAAGATGAATTATACAAATGTGGTTTTAATTTTCCCTACAATTGCATTACTATCTGAAAATCTAGAAAAACTTATTTCAGAAGAATCATACTTATATTTTAGAGAAAAATATAACATTCATACTTTAAGCGAGGTAACAGAGTTTGGAACTAATAATATGTTCATTTACACTCCCGAGCGTTTTTTATCTTTCAAAGAGAAAAACCCAAATACAATAGCTTTTAATTTTGCATTCATTGATGAAATATACAAAATTGACAACGAATATTCTGATTATCCGTTTATGCACCTGTTATATTCGCAATTACTAGTCTGTCAAAGAGTTTGTCTCCAAAATACCGTCTGTTTAATTTGTAAATAA
- a CDS encoding DUF1837 domain-containing protein, producing MRKTLLDLIENTIIHQYDLPNSTTGVSKTIFSIDDDKCFKTTNNNDFAEIIYNSILEYCFNEFEIENKDFDKLHFIALQTRLKYNSTADLGTKIKYGFLGEVVLFSVLYSLFKSKPLIARGYFYNPLENSETKGYDSYHLVENNGQTELWFGEVKFHKDYKSGIKSVFKNISKAISDDYLQANVFAISNEVNNLQYKGSKIETVINDWKENPYLSIIEEIKQHNMKLVYPVMLLYEEDATGYDDSIKNIPTHIQSEYTSTSYSLSIPYSIFFILIPMKDVKLIKEDVIKWIESKKPLMS from the coding sequence ATGAGAAAAACTCTACTTGATTTAATTGAAAATACAATAATTCATCAATATGATTTACCAAATTCTACGACTGGAGTTTCAAAAACCATATTTTCTATTGATGACGACAAATGTTTTAAAACTACCAATAATAATGACTTTGCTGAAATTATTTATAATTCTATTTTAGAATATTGTTTTAATGAATTTGAAATAGAAAATAAAGACTTTGACAAATTACATTTTATTGCCCTACAAACTCGATTAAAATACAATTCTACTGCCGATTTAGGGACAAAAATCAAATACGGATTTTTAGGAGAAGTCGTTTTATTTAGCGTACTATATTCACTTTTCAAGTCAAAACCACTCATCGCAAGAGGGTATTTTTATAATCCTCTAGAAAATTCAGAGACAAAAGGATATGACTCCTATCACTTGGTTGAAAATAATGGACAAACTGAGTTATGGTTTGGAGAAGTTAAATTCCATAAGGATTATAAAAGTGGAATAAAAAGTGTGTTTAAGAATATAAGCAAAGCTATTTCAGATGATTACCTACAAGCCAATGTTTTCGCTATTTCCAATGAAGTAAATAATCTTCAATATAAGGGTTCAAAAATTGAAACCGTAATAAATGACTGGAAGGAAAACCCATATCTGTCAATAATTGAGGAAATCAAACAACATAATATGAAGTTAGTTTATCCTGTGATGTTATTATATGAAGAAGATGCGACAGGATATGATGATAGTATAAAAAATATTCCGACACATATTCAAAGTGAATATACATCAACTAGCTATAGTCTGTCAATTCCATATTCAATATTTTTCATTTTAATTCCGATGAAAGATGTTAAACTAATAAAAGAAGATGTAATAAAATGGATAGAATCGAAGAAACCACTTATGTCCTAA
- a CDS encoding O-acetyl-ADP-ribose deacetylase translates to MKTSNRKIEIIKGDITKIEVDAIVNAANTSLLGGGGVDGAIHRAGGNQILEDCRKIIAKQGGCKVGEAVITTAGKLNANFVIHTVGPVWNNGLKNEDEKLENCYLNVLKLATQNNCKTIAFPSISTGIYKFPKERAAKIAIQTISKYLETDNIIENVILVSFDDENYKILNEELMN, encoded by the coding sequence ATGAAAACATCAAACCGCAAAATAGAAATTATAAAAGGAGATATCACAAAAATTGAAGTCGATGCAATAGTTAATGCTGCAAATACTTCACTTTTAGGTGGCGGAGGAGTTGATGGAGCAATTCACAGAGCTGGTGGAAACCAAATTTTAGAAGATTGTCGAAAAATAATAGCAAAACAAGGTGGTTGTAAAGTTGGTGAAGCTGTTATAACAACGGCTGGAAAATTAAATGCAAATTTTGTAATTCATACTGTCGGACCAGTTTGGAATAATGGATTAAAAAATGAAGACGAGAAACTTGAAAATTGTTATCTAAATGTCTTAAAACTTGCAACTCAAAATAATTGTAAAACAATTGCTTTTCCTTCAATAAGTACAGGGATTTATAAATTTCCGAAAGAAAGAGCTGCAAAAATTGCAATTCAAACAATTTCTAAATATTTAGAAACAGATAATATTATAGAAAATGTTATTCTAGTTAGTTTTGATGATGAAAACTACAAGATTTTAAACGAAGAACTTATGAATTAA
- a CDS encoding DUF1493 family protein, whose protein sequence is MYKIEDIILFINKEISPSIKVHADTDLEEDIRITGDDISDFLEKYSLEFNVNMKNYLWYFHQHEEAYRGIGGLLFKTPKDRVKHIGITPKILLESANEGYWNVNYPDHKLPKFRYDVITNCIIAIVTVIFLGIIIYKKYCM, encoded by the coding sequence ATGTATAAAATTGAAGACATAATTTTATTTATCAATAAAGAAATTTCACCATCAATAAAAGTACATGCTGATACTGATTTAGAAGAAGATATTAGAATTACAGGCGATGATATTTCTGATTTTTTAGAAAAATATTCTTTAGAATTTAACGTCAATATGAAAAACTATTTGTGGTATTTTCATCAACACGAAGAAGCTTATCGAGGAATTGGAGGTTTGTTATTTAAAACTCCAAAAGATAGAGTAAAACATATTGGAATAACTCCTAAAATTCTGTTAGAATCTGCAAACGAAGGCTATTGGAATGTTAATTATCCAGATCATAAACTCCCTAAATTTCGTTACGATGTAATTACAAATTGTATTATCGCAATTGTAACTGTAATATTTTTAGGAATTATTATATATAAAAAGTACTGCATGTAA
- a CDS encoding adenylate/guanylate cyclase domain-containing protein, with protein MEENSKDNPKNYKNNTNRDRIQKIILTENKEKIIDIDNFFEIFSKDINETENLKEIKLKKNKFFGFTDDESFEKRLNLEDEINELRRKLRNALIDIDKVTTDKETKIQELKDLKKELTEKEKINHILPRICQDAREKLFGDDKFKALFEDAKSCEAVVVSIDIRRSTELMLKARKPELFSKFITELSRKLSEVILNNFGIFDKFTGDGILAFFPKFYSGDSAIIRALIAAEECHKIFNEHYNESRECFNVFIKDVGLGIGIDYGNVTLVNSRNDLTVVGIPVVYACRMSGAKAGETLLNQPAKEEVLNVTTDNIKIIESEIEIKHEGSALAYRIEFIKGISDLKAPDWLNIKESKE; from the coding sequence ATGGAAGAAAACTCAAAGGATAATCCTAAGAACTATAAAAATAATACAAATCGCGATAGAATTCAGAAAATAATCTTAACTGAAAATAAGGAAAAAATAATCGATATAGACAATTTCTTCGAAATATTCAGTAAAGACATTAATGAAACTGAAAATTTAAAAGAAATTAAACTTAAAAAAAATAAATTTTTTGGGTTTACAGATGATGAATCATTTGAAAAAAGACTAAACTTAGAAGACGAAATTAATGAATTGAGAAGAAAATTGCGTAACGCTTTAATTGATATTGATAAAGTAACAACAGACAAAGAAACAAAAATCCAAGAATTAAAGGATTTAAAAAAAGAACTTACAGAAAAAGAAAAAATAAATCACATTCTACCAAGAATTTGTCAAGATGCTAGAGAAAAATTATTTGGTGATGACAAATTTAAAGCACTTTTTGAAGATGCAAAAAGCTGTGAAGCTGTTGTTGTTTCAATAGATATTAGAAGATCAACTGAACTTATGTTGAAAGCTCGGAAACCAGAACTTTTCTCAAAATTTATAACTGAATTAAGTAGAAAACTTTCAGAGGTTATTCTTAATAATTTTGGAATTTTTGACAAGTTTACTGGAGATGGTATTTTAGCTTTTTTTCCAAAATTTTACAGCGGAGACTCTGCAATTATAAGAGCTTTAATTGCAGCTGAAGAATGTCATAAAATTTTTAATGAACATTACAATGAGTCAAGAGAATGTTTTAATGTTTTTATTAAAGATGTAGGTCTCGGAATTGGTATCGATTATGGTAATGTGACTCTTGTTAATTCAAGAAATGATTTAACTGTTGTAGGTATACCTGTTGTTTATGCTTGTAGAATGTCTGGTGCTAAAGCTGGTGAAACATTATTAAATCAACCTGCCAAAGAAGAGGTGTTAAATGTAACTACAGACAATATAAAAATTATTGAAAGCGAAATTGAAATTAAACACGAAGGAAGTGCTTTAGCATATAGAATTGAATTTATTAAAGGTATAAGTGATTTAAAAGCCCCAGATTGGTTAAATATAAAGGAGTCAAAAGAATAG
- a CDS encoding GNAT family N-acetyltransferase, whose translation MQNIETRFGEYLISTDKNKLDLNAIHDFLSNHSGWSDGIPLEKVKISIDNSLNFGIYHKENQIGFARIISDFSTIAYLGDVYLLNKHRGNGISKKLMDFIMEHPNLQGLRRWILLTSTADWLYEKYGFVKIPHPEIYMELYNPKVYEKINNNCS comes from the coding sequence ATGCAAAATATTGAAACAAGATTTGGAGAATATTTAATTTCTACAGATAAAAATAAACTAGACTTAAATGCGATTCATGACTTTCTATCAAATCATTCTGGTTGGAGTGATGGAATTCCATTGGAGAAAGTAAAAATATCAATAGATAACTCACTAAATTTTGGAATATATCATAAGGAAAATCAGATTGGCTTTGCAAGAATAATTTCGGATTTCTCAACAATTGCATATTTAGGTGACGTTTATTTATTGAATAAACATCGAGGAAATGGAATTTCTAAAAAATTGATGGACTTTATAATGGAACATCCAAATTTACAAGGTTTGAGAAGATGGATACTATTAACTTCAACAGCAGATTGGCTTTACGAAAAATATGGATTCGTTAAAATTCCACATCCCGAAATTTATATGGAATTATATAATCCAAAAGTATATGAAAAAATTAATAACAACTGCAGCTAA
- a CDS encoding DUF6994 family protein, giving the protein MIEIDINFDFRKDSLCGDPDTDSPKLYENHKFLWSKNLPNESEFQFEMLTIGGKYGRILLKSNLYDNLSSDRMCPHFVGKYKGKFDGWLTEEENENFKHIVRTIGGHIVFPAHKKNGFTINQARGVNRKICDRFDLTLECIRLFYLNEQSPLFDAINRYQDFFNLFENFENYVNFFLLQDFVNEKYDVKFALPFDNFERSPLPQSIEEYKSYKVETIYQITKRNNRILTRHSR; this is encoded by the coding sequence ATGATTGAAATTGATATAAATTTTGACTTCAGAAAAGATAGTCTTTGTGGAGATCCTGATACTGACAGTCCAAAACTTTATGAAAATCACAAATTTTTATGGTCGAAGAATTTACCCAATGAAAGTGAGTTTCAATTTGAGATGCTTACAATTGGCGGTAAATATGGAAGAATTCTTCTAAAAAGTAATTTATACGATAATTTATCAAGCGATAGAATGTGTCCTCATTTTGTCGGAAAATATAAAGGAAAATTCGATGGTTGGTTAACCGAAGAGGAGAATGAAAACTTCAAACATATTGTGAGAACTATCGGTGGACATATTGTTTTTCCTGCTCATAAAAAGAATGGATTCACAATAAATCAAGCAAGAGGTGTTAATAGGAAAATATGCGATAGATTTGATTTAACACTTGAATGTATTAGATTATTTTATCTGAATGAACAAAGCCCACTTTTCGATGCAATTAATCGTTACCAAGACTTTTTCAATCTCTTCGAAAATTTTGAAAATTATGTAAACTTTTTTTTGCTTCAAGATTTTGTAAACGAAAAATATGATGTGAAATTTGCTTTACCATTCGATAATTTTGAGCGTTCTCCTCTTCCTCAAAGTATTGAAGAGTATAAATCATATAAAGTAGAAACCATCTACCAAATCACTAAAAGAAATAATCGAATATTAACTAGGCACAGCAGGTAA
- a CDS encoding cation-translocating P-type ATPase: protein MQYNVPKHIKGLTTEELKTSRKKFGFNQIDAIKKNAWYRMLLDILKEPMLLLLIAVTVIYIIVGNYSEAIFMLGAIIVVSGISFYQDNRSKKALEALKKLNEPLSSVIRDSIVMQIPTNEIAVGDLCIVEEGKMISADGEIVHSNDFSVNEASLTGESFSVFKSQETEDRKIYSGTLVVSGLAIFNVEKIGAETKLGKISQSIQDIKEVHSPLQIQITKFVKGMAIIGVIVFLMVWGFSYWKSGDIIQSLLAGLTLAMSVLPEEIPVAFTTFMALGAWKLMSEGVIIKRSSVVETLGSTTVICTDKTGTITESSMRLKLLFDYKSNKVFEDTQFNTPELSELIRFAMWSSEPIPFDPMEKTLHQIYEQTQSNDERKNFQMIHEYPLEGKPPMMTHLFENSLGERIIAAKGAPEAILAVSNLTESEKDNLRQHIINFGAQGYRVLGVAKSNFEGNHFPEKQQDFSFDFLGFTVFYDPPKANIQEVFKKIYAAGIKVKVITGDNADTTKAIAHQAGIINETPAVNGTEIVHHTETELMELSKSTTLFTRMFPEAKLAIVNALKKNDEVVAMLGDGVNDAPALKAAHIGVAMGNKGTEIAKAAAALVIANDDLDKLITGIAAGRRIYSNLKKAIQYIISIHIPIILTVSLPLFLGWIYPHIFTPVHVIFLELIMGPTCSIVYENEPMEKNTMLEKPRKMTETFLSWKELSISIIQGLAITAGVLTAYQYAVQNGSNEATTRSIVFTTLVFANVFLSMVNRSFIYSVFDSFKNKNTLFPLILGASLVLLIAILYIPPFASFFQLSSINFQQFLISILIAAVSVLWVEVYKWVKRLKINS from the coding sequence ATGCAGTATAATGTCCCCAAACACATTAAAGGTCTCACAACTGAGGAATTAAAAACCTCTCGAAAAAAATTTGGTTTCAATCAAATAGACGCTATTAAAAAAAATGCGTGGTATAGGATGTTGCTCGATATTTTGAAAGAACCAATGCTGCTTTTGCTTATTGCGGTAACAGTTATTTATATAATAGTTGGCAATTATTCCGAAGCTATTTTTATGTTGGGCGCTATTATTGTCGTTTCTGGCATTTCATTCTATCAAGACAATCGCAGTAAAAAAGCACTGGAAGCTTTGAAAAAATTGAACGAACCGTTAAGTTCTGTTATCAGAGATTCAATCGTGATGCAAATTCCCACAAACGAAATTGCCGTTGGCGATTTATGCATTGTCGAAGAAGGAAAAATGATTAGTGCTGATGGCGAAATTGTGCACAGCAATGATTTTTCAGTTAATGAAGCCTCACTAACAGGTGAAAGTTTTTCAGTATTTAAAAGTCAAGAAACCGAAGATAGAAAAATATATAGCGGAACGCTGGTAGTATCTGGTTTGGCCATCTTTAATGTAGAGAAAATTGGAGCAGAAACCAAACTAGGGAAAATCAGTCAATCCATTCAAGATATCAAAGAAGTTCATTCGCCACTGCAAATTCAGATTACCAAATTTGTAAAGGGAATGGCGATTATTGGTGTTATCGTGTTTCTGATGGTTTGGGGATTTAGTTACTGGAAATCAGGAGATATCATACAAAGTTTACTCGCTGGATTAACCTTGGCCATGTCTGTGCTTCCAGAAGAAATCCCTGTAGCCTTTACTACTTTTATGGCTTTAGGTGCCTGGAAATTAATGAGTGAAGGTGTGATAATTAAACGTAGTAGTGTGGTCGAAACATTGGGCAGTACTACAGTGATCTGTACGGACAAAACGGGAACTATTACTGAAAGCTCCATGCGACTGAAACTTTTATTTGATTACAAATCAAACAAGGTTTTTGAGGATACGCAATTCAATACACCTGAGCTTTCAGAGCTTATTCGTTTCGCTATGTGGAGTAGTGAACCCATTCCGTTTGATCCCATGGAAAAAACACTGCATCAAATTTATGAGCAAACACAATCCAATGATGAGCGGAAGAATTTTCAAATGATACACGAATATCCATTAGAAGGGAAACCTCCAATGATGACGCATCTTTTTGAAAATAGTTTAGGTGAAAGAATTATTGCAGCCAAAGGTGCGCCCGAAGCCATTCTTGCCGTTTCTAATCTTACGGAAAGCGAGAAGGACAATTTACGACAACATATCATCAATTTCGGAGCGCAAGGGTACCGAGTACTGGGCGTGGCTAAATCTAATTTTGAAGGCAATCACTTTCCTGAAAAACAACAAGATTTTTCTTTTGACTTTTTAGGATTTACCGTTTTCTACGATCCTCCGAAAGCGAACATTCAAGAAGTATTTAAAAAGATATATGCTGCAGGCATCAAGGTAAAAGTCATCACAGGAGACAATGCAGATACGACAAAGGCTATTGCGCATCAAGCAGGCATTATAAACGAAACACCAGCGGTAAACGGAACGGAAATCGTTCATCACACAGAAACAGAATTGATGGAACTTTCTAAAAGCACCACACTGTTTACGCGTATGTTCCCCGAGGCAAAATTGGCAATTGTAAACGCTCTTAAAAAGAACGATGAAGTGGTGGCCATGCTGGGAGATGGCGTGAATGATGCACCTGCTTTGAAAGCAGCTCATATTGGTGTAGCGATGGGAAATAAAGGAACAGAAATCGCAAAAGCAGCGGCAGCATTGGTTATTGCAAATGATGATTTAGACAAATTGATCACTGGAATAGCGGCTGGAAGAAGAATTTATTCCAATCTCAAAAAAGCCATTCAATATATTATATCCATTCATATTCCGATTATTCTAACGGTTTCTTTACCCTTGTTTTTGGGTTGGATATATCCGCATATTTTCACACCGGTACATGTTATTTTCTTGGAGCTAATAATGGGGCCAACCTGTTCTATTGTCTATGAAAATGAGCCGATGGAAAAAAATACAATGCTAGAGAAACCACGTAAAATGACCGAGACATTCTTGAGCTGGAAAGAATTAAGCATTAGTATTATTCAGGGATTGGCCATTACCGCAGGCGTTCTAACTGCATATCAGTATGCTGTACAAAACGGTAGTAATGAAGCAACTACACGTTCAATAGTTTTCACAACTTTAGTATTTGCAAATGTGTTTTTGAGTATGGTTAATCGCTCATTCATTTACAGTGTATTTGATAGTTTTAAAAATAAAAATACATTGTTCCCATTAATACTTGGAGCATCTTTGGTTTTACTTATTGCAATACTCTATATTCCGCCATTCGCTTCTTTCTTTCAATTGAGTAGTATAAATTTCCAGCAATTCTTAATCTCAATTTTAATTGCTGCCGTGTCGGTGTTGTGGGTCGAAGTGTATAAATGGGTTAAAAGGTTGAAAATAAATAGCTAA